TATCGCCAATGGTAGAAGCGAGCTCAATGTCGCTCATCTGGAGCGTCATCGACCGGTAGTCCTCAATCTCCAGCGACTGTTTATAGACCCCGACGTGTCCTGCGATCAGGTCCTTGAGTTGAACCTGAAGTTCGTATTTTCCCGGTGGCACCTGGACCTGAAGCACGTCGGGGACAAACGTCCCCTTCGCCCAGTCGGATTCTCCGGTATTTCGATAGGAAAACGTATCTGTCGTTCGGTAGATGTTGGTGTGGCCTTCGTCCGCCAGAGCCAGTGCGGCCTGCACATGGACCATCGAACCCGTGTCCTTTTCGACGAATTCTAATTGTTTGGGTGAAATGCCGTAATAGACTTCGAGCGTGGTCTGCCCATCGGGGCCTCGGAAGTCGGCCAGGTCGTAGTAGAAATGGAGAGCAGAGCCTCGGAGGCTGGGACGGTAATAGTCCGGGGTTGCGCCAACAGTCCTTTCAAAGACGAGTTTGGGCGCATATTCGAGCATTCGCGCCGTGTATTTCAATTGTCTTTGTCCCGCAGGAATCGGGGGAAGCGGAGCAAAGTCGTAAGTGCGGTTGCCCAGTTCGTCGGTAAAGGTAAACTCGATGCCGTTCTGGATCTGTGTATAAGTCCAGGTCTCCCAGGGGACTGTATTGATCTCGTTGTCGATTGTGAGGGGCGTATAGCCCTGGAAATTGAGACGAGTCTTTATATCCAGGATATCATCGGAAAGGCTCCCGAGTTCATCTTCTTCTTGTGGGGTGGGAATATTCTGCAACATAAGGCGATCCAGATACGAATCCGTCGATCCCGAAAGCGCTTCAACATTCTCATCATCCAGGGTGGGATCTCCAACGGCTGTCCCTTCAGCCATCTGACGAGGGTCAACGGTGATGTCATCGGACAGAGCGTCACGGCGCGTCCGGACCGGGAAGACCGGTCCGGTAAAAGTCAAATAGTTGGCCTCGGGTCCATACATATCCACCGCCATCCGGGTGCGCACGGCCTCAACTTCGGCACTCACACTGAGTTGCCTCAGGTCGGACCGCGACCTGAAGTCGGGTTCCCCATAGCGGATATAGACCTCTCCCCGCCGGTCCCAGGGATAGGGTCCCGCAGCGAAGAAGCTGCGGGCATACCACACCCGGCGATAGTGCTCGATGATACGCTCGTTGACAGGGGTCAGGATATCGGAATCCCGACGCATCCAGAACCGTTCCAGATAGGCCTGGCGCTTCGCAGCTTCAGCGATAGCCCGATAATCGTCGAGTTCCTTCCTGGAGGCCACGAGTGAAATGTCCGTATAGATATGGCGTTCCCCTTCGTCCAGATTCTGTAGATAGCGTTCGAAGTATTCCAGGGCGGATTCGAAGCGCTCATGGAAGAAATAGCCCTGGGCCACCAGGGGGAGGAGCCGGAACTCCTGGGGATTGGCCTCAAGGTAAGGGATGAGGTAGGTGTTAATCTTGTCATATTGCCTGGCCCGCACGCAGGAAAGCCCGAATGCGTAGAGGCCATCCGGGTCATCGGACACCAGTTTGACGTATTTTAAATAGTATCCAATTGCCTTTTGGTGATCCCCCCGAAAGTTTTCGTAGGCCTCTCCGAGAAGCAAGTAGGCCGGGGCGTAAGCCGAATCGATCTTGGCCGCCCGCTTACCCTCGCCCACAGCACGTCGGAAATTGTAAAAGGCCGCCAGTCCTTTGCCAGGCATCTTGACGTGAGTCAGCCCCAAACCCACGCGGGCATCGGGGAGGTTGGGATTGAGTTCCATGGCCGCGGAGAAGGCATCTTTGGCTACCTCGAAGTCTTCCTTCTTGAGGGCTGCGTAGCCGAGCCGGATCTGAAGGGCGGCGTCTTTCGGGTATGCCTCGGCCAGGCGGGCAAATGTATCAACGGCCTTGCCCAACTCGCGCGCTCGCACCTGCTGCTCCCCCAGGGTGATCATAGAGTCCCGCTCGGCTTTGGAGAGGACTTGTGGTGCCGCCTCGGACGGTAGATCCTGGGCAGAGATGGCAAGTGTGAGGATCCAGATTGACGTCCAAAAGGGGACCCAAAAAGAGAAAGTAAAACGCCGAAATCCGACAGAAATTCCCATCGTACACCTCCAGTCTCTCTAAAACCACCAGGATTTTGACTGTAAAGGTGGATCCTTCTCTGACTATCATCACATTTACAGAGCTTCAGAATAATATAAGGTTTGCTAACAGGGGAAGTCAAGCGGCAGGTACAATCCGGTCTCGTTATATTGCTGTGTTCTCGTGAAGTTTTGGATGAAAAAACTCCTTTTGAAATTTTTTAAAAAAAGCTAACTTAAACCGAAGACTGTCAGGTAGGGTTTTCCAGGTACACTTGGACATTGGTGAAGAGGAGGAGGGCTATGCAGAAGCTCACTGTTTCACGAGATGACGAAGTCTATGAGGCTTTTGCCGACATTGCCCGGACGCCGGACGGCATTCTCGTCTGCACTTACCGCGAGAGCATGGCTCATGGCCCCTGGCCCTTCTCGCGGATCGTAGTGCGCCACAG
The window above is part of the Gemmatimonadota bacterium genome. Proteins encoded here:
- a CDS encoding GWxTD domain-containing protein; amino-acid sequence: MGISVGFRRFTFSFWVPFWTSIWILTLAISAQDLPSEAAPQVLSKAERDSMITLGEQQVRARELGKAVDTFARLAEAYPKDAALQIRLGYAALKKEDFEVAKDAFSAAMELNPNLPDARVGLGLTHVKMPGKGLAAFYNFRRAVGEGKRAAKIDSAYAPAYLLLGEAYENFRGDHQKAIGYYLKYVKLVSDDPDGLYAFGLSCVRARQYDKINTYLIPYLEANPQEFRLLPLVAQGYFFHERFESALEYFERYLQNLDEGERHIYTDISLVASRKELDDYRAIAEAAKRQAYLERFWMRRDSDILTPVNERIIEHYRRVWYARSFFAAGPYPWDRRGEVYIRYGEPDFRSRSDLRQLSVSAEVEAVRTRMAVDMYGPEANYLTFTGPVFPVRTRRDALSDDITVDPRQMAEGTAVGDPTLDDENVEALSGSTDSYLDRLMLQNIPTPQEEDELGSLSDDILDIKTRLNFQGYTPLTIDNEINTVPWETWTYTQIQNGIEFTFTDELGNRTYDFAPLPPIPAGQRQLKYTARMLEYAPKLVFERTVGATPDYYRPSLRGSALHFYYDLADFRGPDGQTTLEVYYGISPKQLEFVEKDTGSMVHVQAALALADEGHTNIYRTTDTFSYRNTGESDWAKGTFVPDVLQVQVPPGKYELQVQLKDLIAGHVGVYKQSLEIEDYRSMTLQMSDIELASTIGDKGSNDRFRKGNIWVVPMPSRAYKSDQKVYAYFEIYNLNKDAFGQTRYKMQYLVRFSPEGSVGIVGMVASGFRSLLRSKKPQVSVTYEQVGSESSENEYVELDLSKTKPGINVLEVTITDLVSGETATREIGFHYGRRSKNKPASKEH